One genomic window of Brienomyrus brachyistius isolate T26 chromosome 16, BBRACH_0.4, whole genome shotgun sequence includes the following:
- the LOC125710193 gene encoding FERM and PDZ domain-containing protein 4-like isoform X1, with amino-acid sequence MRRDPVLGFGFVAGSEKPVVVRSVTPGGPSEGELLPGDQIIMINEEPVSTAPRERVIDLVRSCKESIMLTVVQPYPSPKSAFISAAKKAKLKSNPVKVRFAEEVIVNGQAPDFVKDNSLLFMPNVLKVYLENGQTKSFRFDNSTSVKDVILTLQEKLSITSIEHFSLMLVQRAEASASKLLLLHEQEMLTQVTQKPGSHKMKCFFRISFVPKDPIDLLRRDPVAFEYLYVQSCNDVVLERFGPELKYDTALRLAALQMYILTVTMKQTQKVSLKYIEKEWGFALFLPPALLSSMKEKNIKKALTHILKTNQNLVPPGKKLTALQAKVHYLKYLCDLRLYGGRVFKSILLQGDRHTEVTLLVGPRYGISHVINTKTNLVALLADFSHVHRIEMYAEDESNVRVELHVLDVKPITLFMESCDAMNLACLTAGYYRLLVDSRRSIFNMANKTKAGTVDGGQEPRGKFNCQGIECVYSTSFSGSEDPGLQLCQKDSHEKDNFSICTGSEKEAVPIYITEVEQSQHAVQVGHRAERGNRSTHSQAFLSMARTKPQDSPRSAKVSFIFGDAPLDSINPQNLGYQRLMDDSPEMLDDHSSFYLPNNEDLKHLGPSGDGDGFQYGSHTVYSSINDAKIFGNTGGIEEPLLHDICYAETTDDAEDEDEASCEEDSEVGEMGKTTFLKFSGSSDDIIDLTSLPPPEGDDEEDNDVLLHSLNLAIAAPPPGFRDSSDEEEHHVSQVTEGRGPGKLNDIPVSLIDTVPTQGNSSSEKALDDAVVSTLQALEALAASEESSHPKSNSNTGLAMSRAFSPESSSDSGNETNSSEMTESSEQAAAQKQSESNMRLFVATTEGFQPLLVEKTEFPISPSEGDHSLKMPLGFLSRKEGETSAMPSKQILHSENIEMEPETMETKSVTDYFSKMHVGSVMPSCNNKQKGKPSEVDPRMPFDTNTTGKRQVRMAEAAGDEQLHGGKYNTFSARDAHRMNHFDLERTSFREKSQRSHILSENKMAENPTMGTMSGHPLLRGRHVGQAELQESEQEANDNRVPSNGKEEGLTSETFSQEKEQNSSQQVNAPLEEQTQSKQPPGEHAVAGLCEYHLAKRMSSLQSEGHFSLQSSQCSSLDASGSTGSSSCATPMDSPLCTTDTKHISYMGAEDKAHSAPSHGPQLKDLHPNADATMLRKMLPNLHTAPGSEPLFGALREGCHRIPKIKETTV; translated from the exons ATGAGACGCGACCCGGTGTTGGGCTTTGGCTTCGTCGCGGGCAGTGAGAAGCCTGTGGTCGTTCGCTCCGTCACCCCCG GGGGTCCTTCAGAGGGCGAGCTTCTCCCTGGAGATCAGATCATCATGATCAATGAGGAGCCAGTCAGCACTGCCCCAAGAGAACGGGTCATTGATCTCGTCAG AAGCTGTAAGGAATCCATCATGCTGACAGTCGTTCAGCCTTACCCT TCGCCAAAATCTGCCTTCATCAGTGCTGCGAAGAAAGCCAAGTTAAAATCAAACCCAGTGAAGGTGCGCTTCGCGGAGGAGGTCATCGTCAACGGCCAGGCTCCT GACTTTGTCAAAGATAATTCGCTCCTTTTCATGCCAAATGTTCTGAAAGTATATTTGGAAAATGGACAAACTAAGTCATTTCGTTTTGACAACAGTACCTCAGTCAAG GATGTCATCTTAACTCTGCAAGAGAAGCTGTCCATCACGAGCATCGAGCACTTCTCTCTGATGCTAGTGCAGCGTGCCGAGGCATCTGCAAGCAAGCTGCTGCTCCTTCACGAGCAGGAGATGTTAACTCAG GTGACACAAAAACCAGGATCTCATAAGATGAAATGCTTCTTCAGAATCAGCTTTGTTCCGAAGGATCCCATTGACCTGCTGAGACGAGATCCAGTCGCTTTTGAATATCTTTATGTTCAG AGCTGCAATGATGTGGTGCTGGAACGATTCGGGCCTGAGCTGAAGTACGACACAGCCCTCCGCCTGGCTGCTCTGCAGATGTACATCCTGACTGTCACCATGAAGCAGACGCAGAAGGTGTCGCTCAAGTACATTGA GAAGGAGTGGGGCTTTGCGCTTTTCCTGCCCCCGGCACTGCTGTCCAGCATGAAGGAGAAGAACATCAAAAAAGCCCTGACCCACATCCTGAAAACCAACCAGAACCTCGTACCTCCCGGCAAGAAG CTGACTGCCTTGCAGGCTAAAGTACACTACCTGAAGTACCTCTGCGATCTGAGGTTATATGGGGGTCGAGTATTCAAGTCAATACTGTTg CAGGGGGACCGGCACACCGAAGTGACCCTGCTGGTGGGGCCACGCTATGGCATCAGTCACGTCATCAACACCAAGACCAACCTGGTGGCCCTGCTGGCCGACTTCAGCCACGTCCATCGCATTGAGATGTACGCGGAGGACGAGAGCAATGTCAGGGTAGAGCTGCACGTCCTGGATGTCAAG CCTATCACCCTCTTTATGGAATCCTGTGACGCCATGAACCTGGCCTGTCTGACTGCTGGATACTACAGGCTGCTGGTAGATTCTCGGCGCTCCATTTTCAACATGGCCAACAAAACCAAGGCAGGAACTGTGGATGGCG GCCAGGAACCAAGGGGCAAGTTTAACTGCCAAGGTATTGAGTGCGTGTACAGTACCTCCTTCAGTGGCAGCGAGGATCCTGGCCTTCAGTTATGCCAGAAGGATTCCCATGAAAAAGACAACTTTTCCATTTGTACAGGAAGTGAAAAGGAGGCTGTTCCCATTTACATCACAGAGGTAGAGCAGTCCCAGCATGCCGTGCAGGTAGGACACAGAGCtgagagagggaacaggagcACACACTCCCAAGCCTTTCTCTCTATGGCAAGAACTAAACCCCAGGACTCTCCCAGAAGTGCCaaggtttcttttatttttggagATGCTCCTTTAGATAGTATTAACCCCCAGAACCTTGGTTACCAGAGACTAATGGATGATAGCCCGGAAATGTTAGATGACCACAGCTCCTTCTATCTGCCAAACAATGAAGACTTAAAGCATTTGGGTCCTTCTGGAGATGGGGATGGATTTCAGTATGGCTCCCATACGGTCTACAGCAGCATCAATGATGCAAAAATCTTTGGAAACACAGGAGGCATTGAGGAGCCTCTACTACATGACATTTGTTATGCAGAAACCACGGACGATGCAGAGGATGAGGATGAAGCCAGCTGTGAGGAGGACAGTGAAGTCGGTGAGATGGGCAAGACCACCTTTCTCAAGTTCTCGGGCTCCAGTGACGACATAATCGACTTGACCTCCCTGCCTCCTCCAGAGGGGGATGATGAAGAGGACAACGATGTCCTTCTGCATTCACTGAACCTAGCCATTGCCGCTCCTCCTCCTGGGTTCAGGGACAGTTCGGATGAAGAAGAACACCATGTCTCACAAGTTACAGAGGGAAGAGGCCCAGGGAAACTCAATGACATCCCAGTGTCTCTGATTGACACTGTCCCAACACAGGGCAACAGCAGCAGTGAGAAAGCCCTGGACGATGCTGTGGTCTCTACACTGCAGGCACTGGAAGCCCTTGCAGCGTCTGAAGAGTCGTCCCATCCAAAGTCCAACAGTAATACAG GTTTAGCCATGTCTCGGGCCTTTAGCCCGGAGTCCTCTTCAGATTCTGGGAATGAAACAAACTCCTCTGAAATGACGGAGAGCTCTGAGCAGGCCGCAGCCCAGAAGCAGTCAGAAAGCAACATGCGCCTCTTTGTGGCAACCACAGAGGGATTTCAGCCTCTCCTAGTGGAAAAGACAGAGTTTCCCATCTCTCCTTCTGAGGGAGACCATTCTCTGAAGATGCCCCTTGGTTTCTTGAGCCGGAAAGAAGGCGAGACTTCAGCTATGCCTTCAAAACAGATCCTTCACTCTGAGAATATTGAAATGGAGCCAGAAACCATGGAGACTAAATCAGTCACAGATTACTTCAGCAAAATGCATGTGGGGTCTGTGATGCCGTCctgtaacaacaaacaaaagggAAAGCCTAGTGAGGTGGATCCCAGAATGCCCTTCGATACAAACACCACGGGAAAACGACAGGTGAGGATGGCTGAGGCAGCCGGGGATGAGCAGCTCCACGGTGGAAAGTACAACACCTTCTCCGCCAGAGATGCCCATCGCATGAATCACTTTGATCTAGAACGTACCTCATTCCGAGAGAAGAGCCAAAGGTCACACATACTGAGTGAAAACAAGATGGCAGAAAATCCCACCATGGGAACTATGAGTGGTCACCCTCTGTTACGTGGACGTCATGTTGGTCAGGCTGAGCTCCAAGAGTCAGAACAGGAAGCAAATGACAACAGGGTTCCAAGTAACGGAAAGGAAGAAGGTCTTACATCAGAAACCTTCTCCCAAGAAAAGGAGCAGAACAGCTCCCAGCAAGTCAATGCCCCCCTTGAGGAGCAAACACAGAGCAAGCAACCTCCAGGCGAGCACGCTGTTGCTGGGCTGTGTGAGTACCACCTAGCCAAACGCATGTCATCCCTACAGAGTGAGGGTCACTTCTCCCTTCAGAGCTCCCAGTGCTCCTCTCTGGATGCCAGTGGCTCTACAGGCAGCAGCAGTTGTGCCACTCCCATGGATTCCCCCCTCTGCACCACTGATACAAAGCACATCAGCTACATGGGCGCAGAGGACAAAGCCCATAGCGCCCCAAGTCATGGCCCTCAGCTCAAGGATCTCCACCCGAATGCCGATGCAACAATGCTTCGGAAGATGCTGCCTAACTTACACACGGCCCCTGGCTCTGAACCTTTGTTTGGGGCTTTGCGAGAAGGATGTCACCGCATTCCTAAGATCAAAGAAACCACAG TGTAG
- the LOC125710193 gene encoding FERM and PDZ domain-containing protein 4-like isoform X2, whose translation MRRDPVLGFGFVAGSEKPVVVRSVTPGGPSEGELLPGDQIIMINEEPVSTAPRERVIDLVRSCKESIMLTVVQPYPSPKSAFISAAKKAKLKSNPVKVRFAEEVIVNGQAPDFVKDNSLLFMPNVLKVYLENGQTKSFRFDNSTSVKDVILTLQEKLSITSIEHFSLMLVQRAEASASKLLLLHEQEMLTQVTQKPGSHKMKCFFRISFVPKDPIDLLRRDPVAFEYLYVQSCNDVVLERFGPELKYDTALRLAALQMYILTVTMKQTQKVSLKYIEKEWGFALFLPPALLSSMKEKNIKKALTHILKTNQNLVPPGKKLTALQAKVHYLKYLCDLRLYGGRVFKSILLQGDRHTEVTLLVGPRYGISHVINTKTNLVALLADFSHVHRIEMYAEDESNVRVELHVLDVKPITLFMESCDAMNLACLTAGYYRLLVDSRRSIFNMANKTKAGTVDGGQEPRGKFNCQGIECVYSTSFSGSEDPGLQLCQKDSHEKDNFSICTGSEKEAVPIYITEVEQSQHAVQVGHRAERGNRSTHSQAFLSMARTKPQDSPRSAKVSFIFGDAPLDSINPQNLGYQRLMDDSPEMLDDHSSFYLPNNEDLKHLGPSGDGDGFQYGSHTVYSSINDAKIFGNTGGIEEPLLHDICYAETTDDAEDEDEASCEEDSEVGEMGKTTFLKFSGSSDDIIDLTSLPPPEGDDEEDNDVLLHSLNLAIAAPPPGFRDSSDEEEHHVSQVTEGRGPGKLNDIPVSLIDTVPTQGNSSSEKALDDAVVSTLQALEALAASEESSHPKSNSLAMSRAFSPESSSDSGNETNSSEMTESSEQAAAQKQSESNMRLFVATTEGFQPLLVEKTEFPISPSEGDHSLKMPLGFLSRKEGETSAMPSKQILHSENIEMEPETMETKSVTDYFSKMHVGSVMPSCNNKQKGKPSEVDPRMPFDTNTTGKRQVRMAEAAGDEQLHGGKYNTFSARDAHRMNHFDLERTSFREKSQRSHILSENKMAENPTMGTMSGHPLLRGRHVGQAELQESEQEANDNRVPSNGKEEGLTSETFSQEKEQNSSQQVNAPLEEQTQSKQPPGEHAVAGLCEYHLAKRMSSLQSEGHFSLQSSQCSSLDASGSTGSSSCATPMDSPLCTTDTKHISYMGAEDKAHSAPSHGPQLKDLHPNADATMLRKMLPNLHTAPGSEPLFGALREGCHRIPKIKETTV comes from the exons ATGAGACGCGACCCGGTGTTGGGCTTTGGCTTCGTCGCGGGCAGTGAGAAGCCTGTGGTCGTTCGCTCCGTCACCCCCG GGGGTCCTTCAGAGGGCGAGCTTCTCCCTGGAGATCAGATCATCATGATCAATGAGGAGCCAGTCAGCACTGCCCCAAGAGAACGGGTCATTGATCTCGTCAG AAGCTGTAAGGAATCCATCATGCTGACAGTCGTTCAGCCTTACCCT TCGCCAAAATCTGCCTTCATCAGTGCTGCGAAGAAAGCCAAGTTAAAATCAAACCCAGTGAAGGTGCGCTTCGCGGAGGAGGTCATCGTCAACGGCCAGGCTCCT GACTTTGTCAAAGATAATTCGCTCCTTTTCATGCCAAATGTTCTGAAAGTATATTTGGAAAATGGACAAACTAAGTCATTTCGTTTTGACAACAGTACCTCAGTCAAG GATGTCATCTTAACTCTGCAAGAGAAGCTGTCCATCACGAGCATCGAGCACTTCTCTCTGATGCTAGTGCAGCGTGCCGAGGCATCTGCAAGCAAGCTGCTGCTCCTTCACGAGCAGGAGATGTTAACTCAG GTGACACAAAAACCAGGATCTCATAAGATGAAATGCTTCTTCAGAATCAGCTTTGTTCCGAAGGATCCCATTGACCTGCTGAGACGAGATCCAGTCGCTTTTGAATATCTTTATGTTCAG AGCTGCAATGATGTGGTGCTGGAACGATTCGGGCCTGAGCTGAAGTACGACACAGCCCTCCGCCTGGCTGCTCTGCAGATGTACATCCTGACTGTCACCATGAAGCAGACGCAGAAGGTGTCGCTCAAGTACATTGA GAAGGAGTGGGGCTTTGCGCTTTTCCTGCCCCCGGCACTGCTGTCCAGCATGAAGGAGAAGAACATCAAAAAAGCCCTGACCCACATCCTGAAAACCAACCAGAACCTCGTACCTCCCGGCAAGAAG CTGACTGCCTTGCAGGCTAAAGTACACTACCTGAAGTACCTCTGCGATCTGAGGTTATATGGGGGTCGAGTATTCAAGTCAATACTGTTg CAGGGGGACCGGCACACCGAAGTGACCCTGCTGGTGGGGCCACGCTATGGCATCAGTCACGTCATCAACACCAAGACCAACCTGGTGGCCCTGCTGGCCGACTTCAGCCACGTCCATCGCATTGAGATGTACGCGGAGGACGAGAGCAATGTCAGGGTAGAGCTGCACGTCCTGGATGTCAAG CCTATCACCCTCTTTATGGAATCCTGTGACGCCATGAACCTGGCCTGTCTGACTGCTGGATACTACAGGCTGCTGGTAGATTCTCGGCGCTCCATTTTCAACATGGCCAACAAAACCAAGGCAGGAACTGTGGATGGCG GCCAGGAACCAAGGGGCAAGTTTAACTGCCAAGGTATTGAGTGCGTGTACAGTACCTCCTTCAGTGGCAGCGAGGATCCTGGCCTTCAGTTATGCCAGAAGGATTCCCATGAAAAAGACAACTTTTCCATTTGTACAGGAAGTGAAAAGGAGGCTGTTCCCATTTACATCACAGAGGTAGAGCAGTCCCAGCATGCCGTGCAGGTAGGACACAGAGCtgagagagggaacaggagcACACACTCCCAAGCCTTTCTCTCTATGGCAAGAACTAAACCCCAGGACTCTCCCAGAAGTGCCaaggtttcttttatttttggagATGCTCCTTTAGATAGTATTAACCCCCAGAACCTTGGTTACCAGAGACTAATGGATGATAGCCCGGAAATGTTAGATGACCACAGCTCCTTCTATCTGCCAAACAATGAAGACTTAAAGCATTTGGGTCCTTCTGGAGATGGGGATGGATTTCAGTATGGCTCCCATACGGTCTACAGCAGCATCAATGATGCAAAAATCTTTGGAAACACAGGAGGCATTGAGGAGCCTCTACTACATGACATTTGTTATGCAGAAACCACGGACGATGCAGAGGATGAGGATGAAGCCAGCTGTGAGGAGGACAGTGAAGTCGGTGAGATGGGCAAGACCACCTTTCTCAAGTTCTCGGGCTCCAGTGACGACATAATCGACTTGACCTCCCTGCCTCCTCCAGAGGGGGATGATGAAGAGGACAACGATGTCCTTCTGCATTCACTGAACCTAGCCATTGCCGCTCCTCCTCCTGGGTTCAGGGACAGTTCGGATGAAGAAGAACACCATGTCTCACAAGTTACAGAGGGAAGAGGCCCAGGGAAACTCAATGACATCCCAGTGTCTCTGATTGACACTGTCCCAACACAGGGCAACAGCAGCAGTGAGAAAGCCCTGGACGATGCTGTGGTCTCTACACTGCAGGCACTGGAAGCCCTTGCAGCGTCTGAAGAGTCGTCCCATCCAAAGTCCAACA GTTTAGCCATGTCTCGGGCCTTTAGCCCGGAGTCCTCTTCAGATTCTGGGAATGAAACAAACTCCTCTGAAATGACGGAGAGCTCTGAGCAGGCCGCAGCCCAGAAGCAGTCAGAAAGCAACATGCGCCTCTTTGTGGCAACCACAGAGGGATTTCAGCCTCTCCTAGTGGAAAAGACAGAGTTTCCCATCTCTCCTTCTGAGGGAGACCATTCTCTGAAGATGCCCCTTGGTTTCTTGAGCCGGAAAGAAGGCGAGACTTCAGCTATGCCTTCAAAACAGATCCTTCACTCTGAGAATATTGAAATGGAGCCAGAAACCATGGAGACTAAATCAGTCACAGATTACTTCAGCAAAATGCATGTGGGGTCTGTGATGCCGTCctgtaacaacaaacaaaagggAAAGCCTAGTGAGGTGGATCCCAGAATGCCCTTCGATACAAACACCACGGGAAAACGACAGGTGAGGATGGCTGAGGCAGCCGGGGATGAGCAGCTCCACGGTGGAAAGTACAACACCTTCTCCGCCAGAGATGCCCATCGCATGAATCACTTTGATCTAGAACGTACCTCATTCCGAGAGAAGAGCCAAAGGTCACACATACTGAGTGAAAACAAGATGGCAGAAAATCCCACCATGGGAACTATGAGTGGTCACCCTCTGTTACGTGGACGTCATGTTGGTCAGGCTGAGCTCCAAGAGTCAGAACAGGAAGCAAATGACAACAGGGTTCCAAGTAACGGAAAGGAAGAAGGTCTTACATCAGAAACCTTCTCCCAAGAAAAGGAGCAGAACAGCTCCCAGCAAGTCAATGCCCCCCTTGAGGAGCAAACACAGAGCAAGCAACCTCCAGGCGAGCACGCTGTTGCTGGGCTGTGTGAGTACCACCTAGCCAAACGCATGTCATCCCTACAGAGTGAGGGTCACTTCTCCCTTCAGAGCTCCCAGTGCTCCTCTCTGGATGCCAGTGGCTCTACAGGCAGCAGCAGTTGTGCCACTCCCATGGATTCCCCCCTCTGCACCACTGATACAAAGCACATCAGCTACATGGGCGCAGAGGACAAAGCCCATAGCGCCCCAAGTCATGGCCCTCAGCTCAAGGATCTCCACCCGAATGCCGATGCAACAATGCTTCGGAAGATGCTGCCTAACTTACACACGGCCCCTGGCTCTGAACCTTTGTTTGGGGCTTTGCGAGAAGGATGTCACCGCATTCCTAAGATCAAAGAAACCACAG TGTAG
- the LOC125710193 gene encoding FERM and PDZ domain-containing protein 4-like isoform X3: MINEEPVSTAPRERVIDLVRSCKESIMLTVVQPYPSPKSAFISAAKKAKLKSNPVKVRFAEEVIVNGQAPDFVKDNSLLFMPNVLKVYLENGQTKSFRFDNSTSVKDVILTLQEKLSITSIEHFSLMLVQRAEASASKLLLLHEQEMLTQVTQKPGSHKMKCFFRISFVPKDPIDLLRRDPVAFEYLYVQSCNDVVLERFGPELKYDTALRLAALQMYILTVTMKQTQKVSLKYIEKEWGFALFLPPALLSSMKEKNIKKALTHILKTNQNLVPPGKKLTALQAKVHYLKYLCDLRLYGGRVFKSILLQGDRHTEVTLLVGPRYGISHVINTKTNLVALLADFSHVHRIEMYAEDESNVRVELHVLDVKPITLFMESCDAMNLACLTAGYYRLLVDSRRSIFNMANKTKAGTVDGGQEPRGKFNCQGIECVYSTSFSGSEDPGLQLCQKDSHEKDNFSICTGSEKEAVPIYITEVEQSQHAVQVGHRAERGNRSTHSQAFLSMARTKPQDSPRSAKVSFIFGDAPLDSINPQNLGYQRLMDDSPEMLDDHSSFYLPNNEDLKHLGPSGDGDGFQYGSHTVYSSINDAKIFGNTGGIEEPLLHDICYAETTDDAEDEDEASCEEDSEVGEMGKTTFLKFSGSSDDIIDLTSLPPPEGDDEEDNDVLLHSLNLAIAAPPPGFRDSSDEEEHHVSQVTEGRGPGKLNDIPVSLIDTVPTQGNSSSEKALDDAVVSTLQALEALAASEESSHPKSNSNTGLAMSRAFSPESSSDSGNETNSSEMTESSEQAAAQKQSESNMRLFVATTEGFQPLLVEKTEFPISPSEGDHSLKMPLGFLSRKEGETSAMPSKQILHSENIEMEPETMETKSVTDYFSKMHVGSVMPSCNNKQKGKPSEVDPRMPFDTNTTGKRQVRMAEAAGDEQLHGGKYNTFSARDAHRMNHFDLERTSFREKSQRSHILSENKMAENPTMGTMSGHPLLRGRHVGQAELQESEQEANDNRVPSNGKEEGLTSETFSQEKEQNSSQQVNAPLEEQTQSKQPPGEHAVAGLCEYHLAKRMSSLQSEGHFSLQSSQCSSLDASGSTGSSSCATPMDSPLCTTDTKHISYMGAEDKAHSAPSHGPQLKDLHPNADATMLRKMLPNLHTAPGSEPLFGALREGCHRIPKIKETTV, from the exons ATGATCAATGAGGAGCCAGTCAGCACTGCCCCAAGAGAACGGGTCATTGATCTCGTCAG AAGCTGTAAGGAATCCATCATGCTGACAGTCGTTCAGCCTTACCCT TCGCCAAAATCTGCCTTCATCAGTGCTGCGAAGAAAGCCAAGTTAAAATCAAACCCAGTGAAGGTGCGCTTCGCGGAGGAGGTCATCGTCAACGGCCAGGCTCCT GACTTTGTCAAAGATAATTCGCTCCTTTTCATGCCAAATGTTCTGAAAGTATATTTGGAAAATGGACAAACTAAGTCATTTCGTTTTGACAACAGTACCTCAGTCAAG GATGTCATCTTAACTCTGCAAGAGAAGCTGTCCATCACGAGCATCGAGCACTTCTCTCTGATGCTAGTGCAGCGTGCCGAGGCATCTGCAAGCAAGCTGCTGCTCCTTCACGAGCAGGAGATGTTAACTCAG GTGACACAAAAACCAGGATCTCATAAGATGAAATGCTTCTTCAGAATCAGCTTTGTTCCGAAGGATCCCATTGACCTGCTGAGACGAGATCCAGTCGCTTTTGAATATCTTTATGTTCAG AGCTGCAATGATGTGGTGCTGGAACGATTCGGGCCTGAGCTGAAGTACGACACAGCCCTCCGCCTGGCTGCTCTGCAGATGTACATCCTGACTGTCACCATGAAGCAGACGCAGAAGGTGTCGCTCAAGTACATTGA GAAGGAGTGGGGCTTTGCGCTTTTCCTGCCCCCGGCACTGCTGTCCAGCATGAAGGAGAAGAACATCAAAAAAGCCCTGACCCACATCCTGAAAACCAACCAGAACCTCGTACCTCCCGGCAAGAAG CTGACTGCCTTGCAGGCTAAAGTACACTACCTGAAGTACCTCTGCGATCTGAGGTTATATGGGGGTCGAGTATTCAAGTCAATACTGTTg CAGGGGGACCGGCACACCGAAGTGACCCTGCTGGTGGGGCCACGCTATGGCATCAGTCACGTCATCAACACCAAGACCAACCTGGTGGCCCTGCTGGCCGACTTCAGCCACGTCCATCGCATTGAGATGTACGCGGAGGACGAGAGCAATGTCAGGGTAGAGCTGCACGTCCTGGATGTCAAG CCTATCACCCTCTTTATGGAATCCTGTGACGCCATGAACCTGGCCTGTCTGACTGCTGGATACTACAGGCTGCTGGTAGATTCTCGGCGCTCCATTTTCAACATGGCCAACAAAACCAAGGCAGGAACTGTGGATGGCG GCCAGGAACCAAGGGGCAAGTTTAACTGCCAAGGTATTGAGTGCGTGTACAGTACCTCCTTCAGTGGCAGCGAGGATCCTGGCCTTCAGTTATGCCAGAAGGATTCCCATGAAAAAGACAACTTTTCCATTTGTACAGGAAGTGAAAAGGAGGCTGTTCCCATTTACATCACAGAGGTAGAGCAGTCCCAGCATGCCGTGCAGGTAGGACACAGAGCtgagagagggaacaggagcACACACTCCCAAGCCTTTCTCTCTATGGCAAGAACTAAACCCCAGGACTCTCCCAGAAGTGCCaaggtttcttttatttttggagATGCTCCTTTAGATAGTATTAACCCCCAGAACCTTGGTTACCAGAGACTAATGGATGATAGCCCGGAAATGTTAGATGACCACAGCTCCTTCTATCTGCCAAACAATGAAGACTTAAAGCATTTGGGTCCTTCTGGAGATGGGGATGGATTTCAGTATGGCTCCCATACGGTCTACAGCAGCATCAATGATGCAAAAATCTTTGGAAACACAGGAGGCATTGAGGAGCCTCTACTACATGACATTTGTTATGCAGAAACCACGGACGATGCAGAGGATGAGGATGAAGCCAGCTGTGAGGAGGACAGTGAAGTCGGTGAGATGGGCAAGACCACCTTTCTCAAGTTCTCGGGCTCCAGTGACGACATAATCGACTTGACCTCCCTGCCTCCTCCAGAGGGGGATGATGAAGAGGACAACGATGTCCTTCTGCATTCACTGAACCTAGCCATTGCCGCTCCTCCTCCTGGGTTCAGGGACAGTTCGGATGAAGAAGAACACCATGTCTCACAAGTTACAGAGGGAAGAGGCCCAGGGAAACTCAATGACATCCCAGTGTCTCTGATTGACACTGTCCCAACACAGGGCAACAGCAGCAGTGAGAAAGCCCTGGACGATGCTGTGGTCTCTACACTGCAGGCACTGGAAGCCCTTGCAGCGTCTGAAGAGTCGTCCCATCCAAAGTCCAACAGTAATACAG GTTTAGCCATGTCTCGGGCCTTTAGCCCGGAGTCCTCTTCAGATTCTGGGAATGAAACAAACTCCTCTGAAATGACGGAGAGCTCTGAGCAGGCCGCAGCCCAGAAGCAGTCAGAAAGCAACATGCGCCTCTTTGTGGCAACCACAGAGGGATTTCAGCCTCTCCTAGTGGAAAAGACAGAGTTTCCCATCTCTCCTTCTGAGGGAGACCATTCTCTGAAGATGCCCCTTGGTTTCTTGAGCCGGAAAGAAGGCGAGACTTCAGCTATGCCTTCAAAACAGATCCTTCACTCTGAGAATATTGAAATGGAGCCAGAAACCATGGAGACTAAATCAGTCACAGATTACTTCAGCAAAATGCATGTGGGGTCTGTGATGCCGTCctgtaacaacaaacaaaagggAAAGCCTAGTGAGGTGGATCCCAGAATGCCCTTCGATACAAACACCACGGGAAAACGACAGGTGAGGATGGCTGAGGCAGCCGGGGATGAGCAGCTCCACGGTGGAAAGTACAACACCTTCTCCGCCAGAGATGCCCATCGCATGAATCACTTTGATCTAGAACGTACCTCATTCCGAGAGAAGAGCCAAAGGTCACACATACTGAGTGAAAACAAGATGGCAGAAAATCCCACCATGGGAACTATGAGTGGTCACCCTCTGTTACGTGGACGTCATGTTGGTCAGGCTGAGCTCCAAGAGTCAGAACAGGAAGCAAATGACAACAGGGTTCCAAGTAACGGAAAGGAAGAAGGTCTTACATCAGAAACCTTCTCCCAAGAAAAGGAGCAGAACAGCTCCCAGCAAGTCAATGCCCCCCTTGAGGAGCAAACACAGAGCAAGCAACCTCCAGGCGAGCACGCTGTTGCTGGGCTGTGTGAGTACCACCTAGCCAAACGCATGTCATCCCTACAGAGTGAGGGTCACTTCTCCCTTCAGAGCTCCCAGTGCTCCTCTCTGGATGCCAGTGGCTCTACAGGCAGCAGCAGTTGTGCCACTCCCATGGATTCCCCCCTCTGCACCACTGATACAAAGCACATCAGCTACATGGGCGCAGAGGACAAAGCCCATAGCGCCCCAAGTCATGGCCCTCAGCTCAAGGATCTCCACCCGAATGCCGATGCAACAATGCTTCGGAAGATGCTGCCTAACTTACACACGGCCCCTGGCTCTGAACCTTTGTTTGGGGCTTTGCGAGAAGGATGTCACCGCATTCCTAAGATCAAAGAAACCACAG TGTAG